Proteins from one Bacteroides mediterraneensis genomic window:
- a CDS encoding AAA family ATPase — protein sequence MSHIKKSVYVDKALSFAQGLAFRYRHEFITPEHILSALFNQDPFVEAVEECFCHIPVLEEEVDEYLAQKMEQVPEDANYELQFSVQSNLLFQNAYGFVESSGSEVLDVPHLVQAILLLPDSWACFFLKKHLKERIPDFISQLVVIYGDDLSLEENETEDARGPWKNFLTCLNDQLDTHNPLIGREKELERTIEVLCRKEKNNPLHIGEPGVGKTALAYGLAARIEAGEVPERLRGSHIYELDLGSLLAGTQYRGDFEQRLKSVMKSLSAEKKAILYIDEIHNLIGAGQIGEGSMDASNMLKPYLEQGDIRFIGSTTYEEYNRYFSRSKGMVRRFQQIDIQEPSIDEAVRIVEGLKEKYETYHHVTYEPGVIEYAVKASDRYISDRFLPDKAIDLIDEAGAYREIHPTDEGAQTVDKKLITEVLSHTCKIDANAFKEEDNASLEALYDHIAGQIYGQDEAIKQVVEAVQMAKAGLLDEHKPLASLLFVGPTGVGKTEVAKVLASELGISLVRFDMSEYMEKHTIAKLIGSPAGYIGYEDGGLLTDAIRKTPNCVLLLDEIEKAHSDIFNILLQVMDYAVLTDNKGRKSDCRHLILIMTSNAGAQYAHQASIGFNSQVTTGQAMLRQVKKTFKPEFLNRLSATVVFHDMSREMAIQILDKKLRQLDEKLERRNVRLHLTPEAHEWLLKEGFNPEYGAREMDRAIAGHLKPLLMREILFGSLKQGGDVTVTVANNQLSILS from the coding sequence ATGAGTCACATCAAAAAATCTGTATATGTAGACAAAGCGCTGTCGTTTGCCCAGGGATTGGCATTCCGTTACCGCCATGAGTTTATCACCCCGGAACACATTCTCAGCGCGCTCTTTAACCAAGACCCTTTTGTGGAAGCTGTAGAAGAATGTTTCTGTCACATCCCCGTGCTGGAAGAAGAAGTAGACGAGTACCTGGCCCAGAAAATGGAACAGGTGCCGGAAGATGCAAACTACGAACTGCAGTTCTCGGTACAATCGAACCTGCTGTTCCAGAATGCATACGGTTTTGTGGAATCGTCGGGTTCCGAGGTGCTCGACGTACCCCATCTGGTGCAGGCCATATTGCTGTTGCCCGACTCATGGGCATGCTTCTTCCTGAAAAAACACCTGAAAGAACGGATTCCGGACTTTATCAGCCAGCTGGTAGTCATCTATGGAGATGACCTCAGCCTGGAGGAAAACGAAACGGAAGACGCGCGTGGTCCCTGGAAGAACTTCCTCACATGCCTGAACGATCAGCTGGACACCCACAACCCGCTGATTGGCCGGGAAAAGGAACTGGAGCGGACCATCGAGGTGCTGTGCCGGAAAGAAAAGAACAACCCGCTGCACATCGGCGAACCGGGAGTAGGAAAAACGGCTCTGGCCTACGGGCTGGCGGCCCGCATAGAAGCCGGCGAAGTGCCTGAACGCCTGCGGGGCAGCCATATTTATGAGCTGGATTTGGGAAGCCTGCTGGCTGGTACGCAATACCGGGGCGACTTCGAGCAACGCCTGAAAAGTGTCATGAAGAGCCTCAGCGCGGAAAAGAAAGCCATTCTGTATATCGACGAGATACACAACCTCATCGGAGCCGGACAAATCGGCGAAGGTTCGATGGATGCGTCGAACATGCTGAAACCGTACCTGGAACAGGGTGATATCCGCTTCATCGGATCTACTACCTACGAGGAATACAACCGGTACTTCTCGCGCAGCAAAGGCATGGTGCGCCGCTTCCAGCAGATTGACATCCAAGAGCCAAGCATCGACGAAGCTGTCCGCATCGTGGAGGGACTGAAGGAAAAATACGAAACGTATCACCACGTGACCTACGAACCGGGAGTCATCGAATATGCCGTCAAGGCCAGCGACCGCTACATCAGCGACCGCTTCCTGCCCGACAAAGCCATCGACCTGATTGACGAGGCCGGGGCCTACCGGGAAATCCATCCCACGGACGAAGGAGCACAGACGGTTGACAAGAAACTGATTACGGAGGTGTTGTCGCACACCTGCAAGATTGATGCGAATGCGTTCAAGGAGGAAGACAACGCTTCGCTGGAAGCCCTTTACGACCACATCGCCGGACAGATTTACGGACAGGACGAGGCCATCAAGCAGGTGGTGGAAGCCGTGCAGATGGCCAAGGCGGGACTGCTGGACGAGCACAAGCCGCTGGCCAGCCTGCTGTTTGTCGGCCCTACGGGAGTGGGCAAGACAGAGGTGGCCAAGGTACTGGCTTCGGAACTAGGTATCTCGCTGGTGCGTTTCGACATGAGCGAATACATGGAGAAGCATACCATCGCCAAACTGATTGGTTCGCCGGCCGGATACATCGGCTACGAGGACGGGGGATTGCTGACGGATGCCATCCGGAAAACGCCCAACTGTGTGCTGTTGCTGGATGAAATCGAGAAGGCACACTCCGACATCTTCAACATCCTGTTGCAGGTGATGGACTATGCGGTGCTGACGGATAACAAGGGGCGGAAGTCTGACTGCCGCCACCTGATTCTCATCATGACCTCGAACGCGGGGGCACAGTATGCGCACCAGGCGTCCATCGGCTTCAACAGCCAGGTGACCACAGGACAGGCCATGCTCCGCCAGGTGAAGAAAACCTTCAAACCGGAATTTCTGAACCGTCTGTCGGCAACCGTGGTCTTCCACGACATGAGCCGGGAAATGGCCATACAGATACTCGACAAGAAACTGCGCCAGCTGGACGAAAAGCTGGAACGTCGCAACGTCCGTCTGCATCTGACGCCCGAAGCCCACGAATGGCTGCTGAAGGAAGGCTTCAACCCGGAATACGGGGCCCGGGAAATGGACCGCGCCATTGCAGGCCATCTGAAGCCGCTGCTGATGCGGGAAATCCTCTTCGGCTCGCTGAAACAGGGAGGCGACGTCACGGTCACCGTAGCAAACAACCAACTGAGTATTCTCTCATAA
- a CDS encoding glycine zipper family protein: MKRIVIALLGVSLLAGGCGTTQPEHTGAIVGGAAIGSNVGGAIGGLVGDSRHGWRGSYRGSAIGSIIGTLAGAAIGGALTAPKSREAEGNPQGYPAERPVEEVYTEPYNNSSALSALYIRNLRFIDDSRDHILNGGENSKIIFEIMNEGSETAYNVIPSVTEISGTKQIHISPSILVEQILPGNGVKYTATVSVGKRVKNGTATFRIAVTDTRGQIYDRQEFTLETAR; this comes from the coding sequence ATGAAAAGAATTGTCATCGCACTTTTAGGCGTATCGCTGCTGGCCGGCGGATGCGGTACCACCCAGCCTGAACACACAGGAGCCATCGTAGGCGGTGCAGCCATCGGAAGCAACGTGGGAGGCGCCATCGGAGGACTGGTGGGCGACTCCCGTCACGGATGGAGGGGAAGCTACAGAGGCTCTGCCATCGGAAGCATCATCGGTACCCTGGCCGGAGCGGCCATCGGGGGTGCACTCACTGCCCCCAAGTCGCGTGAGGCGGAAGGCAATCCCCAAGGCTATCCGGCAGAACGCCCCGTGGAAGAGGTATACACCGAACCCTACAACAACTCGTCGGCCCTGTCGGCCCTATACATCCGCAACCTGCGGTTCATCGACGACAGCCGCGACCATATTCTGAACGGTGGAGAGAACAGTAAAATCATTTTTGAAATCATGAACGAAGGCAGCGAAACGGCTTACAACGTGATTCCCAGCGTGACGGAAATCAGCGGGACCAAACAGATACACATTTCGCCCTCCATCTTGGTGGAACAGATTCTGCCGGGCAACGGAGTGAAATATACGGCTACCGTGAGTGTGGGCAAGCGTGTGAAGAACGGCACGGCCACCTTCCGCATTGCGGTGACCGACACCCGCGGACAAATCTACGACCGCCAGGAATTTACCTTGGAGACGGCACGCTGA
- a CDS encoding exonuclease SbcCD subunit D C-terminal domain-containing protein, with translation MKIIHTSDWHLGQQLFDYDRSEEQRDFLRQLRDRVAAEQPDALLVSGDVFHYCSPSASAQRLYTDALVALHETCPSMQIVITAGNHDSSSKLEISRNLWKYAGVTVVGSICRNEAGEVDLERHLVEVKDGNGELRGYVVALPHVYPQNFPSLDEEVPREDRQRFFIQTLLDRVAERNAARLPVVLMAHLAVTGSDITGQDDGRGGMDYTDIRLMGEGYDYLALGHIHFPQTLPGGRARYCGSPLPVSFDESYGHSVSVVELASHGAVPEVRMCPVRNLWPLKVLPAQAVPLEEALAVLQALPDEEKLYVQLHVRIQDVPPAYCMERAYELTRGKQCRFCRYKWERETAEPTEDTTELDVDRLQTFSPSQVAAIYYRDKFQRDISPEMLDLLEEAVKRVQTQEEE, from the coding sequence ATGAAAATCATACATACCAGTGACTGGCACCTGGGGCAGCAGCTGTTCGATTATGACCGGAGTGAGGAACAACGGGATTTCCTCCGGCAGCTGCGCGACCGGGTAGCCGCAGAACAGCCCGACGCGTTGCTCGTGTCGGGCGACGTGTTTCATTACTGCAGCCCTTCGGCCTCTGCCCAGCGGTTGTATACCGATGCCCTGGTGGCCTTGCACGAGACGTGTCCGTCGATGCAGATTGTCATTACGGCGGGCAACCACGACAGCAGTTCCAAGCTGGAAATCAGCCGTAACCTGTGGAAGTATGCCGGAGTGACCGTGGTCGGCTCCATCTGCCGCAACGAGGCGGGCGAGGTGGACCTGGAGCGTCACCTCGTGGAGGTAAAGGACGGAAACGGGGAACTGAGGGGCTATGTGGTGGCCCTGCCTCATGTCTATCCGCAGAACTTCCCGTCTTTGGACGAGGAGGTGCCGCGCGAAGACCGGCAGCGCTTCTTTATCCAGACTTTGCTCGACCGGGTGGCGGAGCGGAACGCGGCCCGACTGCCGGTGGTGCTGATGGCCCATCTGGCCGTGACGGGAAGCGACATTACCGGACAGGATGACGGACGCGGCGGCATGGACTACACCGACATCCGTCTGATGGGCGAGGGGTATGATTACCTGGCCCTGGGACACATTCATTTTCCGCAGACTTTGCCCGGCGGACGGGCCCGCTATTGCGGTTCTCCGCTGCCCGTCAGCTTCGACGAGAGTTACGGACATTCCGTGAGCGTGGTGGAACTGGCCTCACACGGCGCCGTACCCGAAGTGCGTATGTGTCCTGTGCGGAACCTCTGGCCCTTGAAGGTGCTGCCCGCGCAGGCCGTCCCCCTGGAAGAGGCTTTGGCGGTCTTGCAGGCCCTTCCCGACGAAGAAAAGCTGTACGTGCAGCTGCATGTCCGTATTCAGGACGTGCCTCCGGCCTATTGCATGGAGCGGGCCTACGAACTGACCCGCGGCAAGCAGTGCCGTTTCTGCCGTTACAAGTGGGAACGGGAGACGGCGGAACCGACCGAGGACACGACGGAACTCGACGTGGACCGCTTGCAGACCTTCTCTCCGTCGCAGGTGGCCGCCATCTATTATCGCGACAAGTTCCAGCGCGACATTTCGCCGGAAATGCTCGACCTGCTGGAAGAAGCAGTGAAACGGGTGCAGACCCAAGAAGAGGAATAA
- a CDS encoding ATP-dependent Clp protease adaptor ClpS, producing the protein MEKEQSLCKEKTHVELSEPKHYKVVFHNDDFTTMDFVVKVLQLVFFKSQLQAEDLTMKIHLEGSATAGIYSYDIAQSKAQKTTQMAREEGFPLRLTVEPEDN; encoded by the coding sequence ATGGAAAAAGAACAATCGTTATGTAAAGAAAAGACACATGTGGAACTGAGCGAACCCAAGCACTACAAGGTGGTGTTCCACAACGACGACTTCACCACCATGGACTTCGTGGTGAAGGTACTCCAACTCGTGTTTTTCAAATCGCAGCTGCAGGCCGAGGACCTGACCATGAAAATTCATCTGGAAGGCTCGGCCACGGCAGGCATCTATTCTTATGACATCGCGCAGTCCAAGGCGCAGAAAACCACACAAATGGCCCGCGAGGAAGGATTTCCCCTGCGACTGACTGTAGAACCTGAAGACAATTAA
- a CDS encoding prolyl oligopeptidase family serine peptidase encodes MKKQLFIACSLCGAMLVNAENIEVTSFKYAGPYTLMQPYQVDSVDVNSKPWKVESLLDTPVSFSLLDGAEVKQAGQLTPSSDYALHLMGFVLENTHYGQVSLKVEGASHYQVYVDGKRVEDTSLSLDPATHQVVIKYLSVPGEQSVPKVSLDAKQDGVFSLRTEQGRLFTLADVLHGTRITGTELSADGKYLITSYTVTKEGGKTTSQTKVKELKTGKVLATREETLHWMPRSAKYYYVRQGVSGRELVTVDPVSGQEEVWVSHLPEGSFRVAPTEDYLLFTLVQKGPEEKKEIYEFIDPDDRQPGWRNRTYLARFDVKTGVCQPLTFGYKNVWATDISSDGRYVLMMASNHRMGKRPTTLFSLYKMDVQTLQVEELVKDDGFLINALFSPDGRQALLAGSPECLGGIGKNVKEGQTPSMIDIQLYLMDLQSKQIEPLTKTFNPNVMQAVWSAADNCVYFNAEDRDCISLFRLNPAKKHIEKVNVPEEMVLEFSVAEQASSLSFYGESASNAHRLYVVDLKKDASKLEEDLHGELKDVLLGECKAWDFVNSRGDTICGRYYLPPHFDSDKKYPMIVNYYGGCSPTSRNFGSRYPHHAYAALGYVVYVVEPSGATGFGQEFSARHVNTFGDYVADDIIEGTRKFVEAHPFVNGKKIGCIGASYGGFMTQYLQTKTDLFAAAISHAGISDHTSYWGEGYWGYSYSEVSGANSYPWQNPELFVGHSPLFNADKVHTPLLFLHGSADTNVPVGESIQMFTALKLLGRETALVVVDGQDHHILDYQKRIQWQNTIFAWFAKWLQDDPTWWNTLYPPKTL; translated from the coding sequence ATGAAAAAGCAACTTTTTATAGCATGTTCTCTTTGCGGAGCCATGCTGGTGAATGCCGAGAATATTGAGGTGACCTCGTTCAAGTACGCAGGTCCCTATACCTTGATGCAACCCTATCAGGTTGACAGTGTGGACGTTAATTCCAAACCGTGGAAGGTGGAATCACTGCTGGACACGCCGGTGTCGTTTTCCCTGCTCGACGGAGCGGAAGTGAAGCAGGCCGGACAGCTGACACCTTCGTCCGACTATGCCCTGCATCTCATGGGCTTCGTGCTGGAGAACACGCACTACGGCCAGGTGTCGCTGAAGGTGGAGGGGGCTTCCCACTATCAGGTGTATGTGGACGGCAAGCGGGTGGAAGACACTTCGCTGTCGCTGGATCCGGCTACCCATCAGGTGGTCATCAAATACCTTTCCGTGCCGGGCGAACAGAGTGTGCCGAAAGTGAGCCTAGATGCCAAGCAGGACGGGGTGTTCAGTCTCCGTACCGAACAGGGGCGTCTGTTCACCCTGGCCGATGTGCTCCACGGCACCCGTATCACAGGCACCGAGCTTTCAGCCGACGGGAAATACCTGATTACTTCGTATACGGTGACGAAGGAAGGCGGAAAGACTACCTCGCAGACCAAGGTCAAGGAACTGAAGACCGGCAAGGTGCTGGCTACGCGGGAAGAGACGCTGCACTGGATGCCGCGTTCCGCTAAGTATTATTATGTACGTCAGGGCGTATCCGGACGGGAACTGGTGACGGTGGACCCTGTCTCCGGACAGGAGGAAGTGTGGGTGAGCCACCTGCCGGAAGGTAGTTTCCGGGTAGCGCCCACCGAAGACTACCTGCTGTTTACCCTGGTGCAGAAAGGTCCGGAAGAGAAGAAGGAAATCTATGAGTTCATCGACCCCGATGACCGTCAGCCGGGATGGCGCAACCGTACCTATCTGGCGCGTTTCGACGTGAAGACGGGGGTCTGCCAGCCGCTGACCTTCGGCTACAAGAACGTGTGGGCCACGGATATCTCGTCCGACGGGCGGTATGTGCTGATGATGGCTTCCAACCACCGCATGGGCAAGCGTCCGACCACCTTGTTCTCGCTTTACAAGATGGACGTGCAGACCTTGCAGGTGGAAGAGCTGGTGAAAGACGACGGTTTCCTGATCAACGCCCTCTTCTCGCCCGACGGCCGTCAGGCGCTGCTGGCCGGTTCGCCGGAGTGTCTGGGAGGGATCGGCAAGAACGTGAAGGAAGGGCAGACCCCGAGCATGATTGACATCCAGCTTTACCTGATGGACCTGCAGAGCAAGCAGATTGAACCGCTCACCAAGACGTTCAACCCGAACGTGATGCAGGCGGTGTGGTCGGCGGCCGACAACTGTGTCTACTTCAATGCGGAAGACCGCGACTGCATCTCCCTGTTCCGTCTGAACCCGGCAAAGAAGCACATCGAAAAGGTGAATGTGCCCGAAGAAATGGTGCTGGAATTCTCCGTGGCCGAGCAGGCGTCTTCCCTGTCGTTCTACGGGGAAAGTGCCTCCAATGCGCACCGCCTGTATGTGGTCGATTTGAAGAAGGATGCCTCGAAGCTGGAAGAAGATTTGCACGGGGAACTGAAGGACGTGCTGCTGGGCGAATGCAAGGCCTGGGATTTTGTCAATTCGCGGGGCGATACCATCTGCGGACGCTACTACCTGCCGCCTCATTTTGACTCGGACAAGAAATACCCGATGATTGTGAACTACTACGGCGGATGCAGTCCTACCAGCCGGAACTTCGGCAGCCGTTATCCGCACCATGCGTATGCGGCCTTGGGCTATGTGGTCTATGTGGTGGAACCGAGCGGAGCCACCGGCTTCGGCCAGGAGTTCTCTGCCCGCCACGTGAACACCTTCGGCGACTATGTGGCCGACGACATCATCGAAGGCACCCGCAAGTTTGTGGAAGCCCATCCGTTTGTCAACGGCAAGAAGATTGGATGTATCGGTGCTTCCTACGGCGGTTTCATGACCCAGTACCTCCAGACGAAGACCGATTTGTTTGCCGCTGCCATCTCGCATGCCGGCATCAGCGACCACACCAGCTACTGGGGCGAAGGCTATTGGGGCTATTCCTACAGCGAGGTATCGGGTGCTAACAGTTACCCGTGGCAGAATCCGGAACTCTTTGTCGGCCACAGTCCGCTGTTCAATGCCGACAAGGTACACACCCCGCTGCTCTTCCTCCACGGTTCGGCAGATACCAATGTGCCGGTGGGCGAAAGCATCCAGATGTTCACGGCCCTGAAACTGCTGGGACGGGAAACGGCCCTGGTGGTAGTGGACGGACAAGACCATCACATTCTGGACTATCAGAAGCGTATCCAGTGGCAGAACACCATCTTTGCGTGGTTTGCCAAATGGTTGCAGGATGACCCGACGTGGTGGAACACTCTTTATCCCCCTAAAACGTTGTAA
- a CDS encoding M48 family metallopeptidase — MKKKCSLYFLSLLMLAGCSSVPLTGRKQLLLVSDQEVLSSSLTQYNNYIKTAQKSTNAAQTAMVVRVGKNIAAATEQYLRNHGMAADIQEFSWEFNLVKSDEVNAFCMPGGKIVVYEGLMKLVSSDDELAVVLGHEVAHAVAKHSNERISQQMLTQYGAQLLGQSLSGKSQMIQNVASTVYGIGSQYGVTLPFSRKHESEADYMGLVLMTMAGYNPDKAVTFWQKMSASSGGKVPEFMSTHPSDARRISDIQKELPAIKAQYGNKK, encoded by the coding sequence ATGAAAAAAAAGTGTAGTTTATACTTTCTTTCCCTGCTGATGCTGGCAGGATGCAGTTCGGTGCCCCTCACCGGACGCAAACAGCTGTTGCTGGTTTCCGACCAGGAAGTACTGTCTTCCAGCCTGACCCAGTATAACAACTATATCAAGACTGCCCAGAAATCGACCAACGCGGCCCAGACGGCCATGGTGGTCCGGGTAGGGAAAAACATCGCCGCGGCCACGGAGCAATACCTGCGCAACCACGGAATGGCGGCAGATATCCAGGAATTCTCCTGGGAGTTCAACCTGGTGAAGAGCGACGAAGTGAATGCGTTCTGCATGCCGGGCGGGAAGATTGTGGTGTACGAAGGTCTGATGAAGCTGGTCTCCTCGGACGATGAACTGGCCGTGGTGCTGGGACACGAGGTGGCTCATGCGGTGGCCAAGCACAGCAACGAACGCATCAGCCAGCAGATGCTGACACAGTATGGTGCCCAACTGCTGGGACAGAGCCTTTCGGGCAAAAGCCAGATGATACAGAACGTGGCCAGTACGGTGTACGGCATCGGCTCGCAATATGGGGTCACCCTCCCCTTCTCGCGCAAGCACGAGTCGGAGGCAGACTACATGGGACTGGTGCTGATGACCATGGCGGGCTACAATCCCGACAAGGCGGTCACGTTCTGGCAGAAGATGTCGGCCAGCTCGGGCGGGAAAGTACCCGAATTCATGAGTACACACCCCAGCGACGCCCGCCGCATCAGCGACATCCAGAAAGAACTTCCGGCCATCAAGGCCCAGTACGGGAATAAAAAGTAA